The following proteins are co-located in the Diorhabda carinulata isolate Delta chromosome 4, icDioCari1.1, whole genome shotgun sequence genome:
- the LOC130892923 gene encoding protein fork head, protein MLTQKLYPDVNSMSTGANAMSPMTTTYSMNSMAMAQMNCSPQAPMFGTSMLNTGMTSTMPMNRIPTRMDQTINETPQLGYTTIGSPISNMNACMGAAMTSINNYNTVGRGDIGGGDTSPNSALQRARADKTYRRSYTHAKPPYSYISLITMAIQNSPQKMLTLSEIYQFIMDLFPFYRQNQQRWQNSIRHSLSFNDCFIKVPRTPDKPGKGSFWSLHPDSGNMFENGCYLRRQKRFKDEKKELIRSAHKSPSHSVDSSSSSGKKTPVQHGGEDKSHHLDKTNENLGSMLSLHPTKLDVDQMNLLNANDLHNMQQHHHHQNMSHEELSAMINRSNHLALSSEHQSMLHHSPMNHHLKQEPTGYTPSNHPFSITRLLPAECKSDIKMYADMQYGSYNTLSPLPNPIHSHSTIGNDYYNSPSLYHSSSGTTSL, encoded by the coding sequence ATGTTGACGCAAAAACTATATCCAGACGTAAATAGTATGTCGACGGGAGCTAACGCGATGTCTCCGATGACGACGACTTATTCGATGAATTCGATGGCGATGGCTCAAATGAATTGTTCACCGCAAGCGCCGATGTTCGGTACTAGTATGTTGAATACCGGAATGACGTCGACAATGCCGATGAACAGAATACCAACTAGGATGGATCAAACAATTAACGAAACACCCCAATTAGGATATACTACGATAGGTTCGCCGATTTCTAATATGAACGCTTGCATGGGAGCCGCCATGACTTccataaataattacaataccGTCGGTAGAGGTGATATAGGCGGCGGCGATACTTCTCCTAATAGCGCTTTGCAAAGAGCCAGGGCGGATAAAACTTATAGAAGATCTTATACGCACGCTAAACCGCCCTATTCTTACATCTCGCTTATAACAATGGCCATACAAAATAGTCCTCAAAAGATGTTAACCTTATccgaaatttatcaatttattatggATCTATTTCCGTTTTATCGACAAAATCAACAGAGATGGCAGAATTCTATAAGGCATTCGCTTTCGTTCAACGATTGTTTCATAAAAGTTCCTAGAACACCCGATAAACCCGGTAAAGGATCGTTTTGGAGTTTACATCCCGATTCCGGTAATATGTTCGAAAACGGCTGTTATTTGAGACGACAAAAACGTTTTAAGGACGAGAAAAAAGAATTAATTCGATCGGCGCATAAAAGTCCATCGCACAGCGTCGACAGCAGTAGCAGTTCCGGTAAGAAAACTCCCGTACAACACGGCGGCGAAGATAAATCGCATCATTTAGATAAAACCAACGAAAATTTGGGTTCGATGTTAAGTTTACATCCGACGAAATTAGACGTCGATCAAATGAATCTTTTAAACGCCAACGATTTACATAATATGCAACAACATCATCACCATCAAAATATGTCTCACGAAGAATTATCGGCCATGATAAATAGAAGTAATCATTTAGCTTTGTCTAGTGAACATCAATCGATGTTACATCATTCGCCTATGAACCATCACCTGAAGCAAGAACCCACCGGTTATACCCCTTCGAATCATCCCTTTTCGATAACGAGACTTTTGCCCGCCGAATGTAAATCGGATATCAAGATGTACGCCGATATGCAATATGGAAGTTACAACACGCTCAGCCCTTTGCCGAATCCAATCCATTCTCATAGTACTATAGGTAACGATTATTATAATAGTCCTTCATTATATCATAGCTCGTCGGGTACGACGTCCTTGTGA